One window of the Pedobacter ginsengisoli genome contains the following:
- a CDS encoding glycoside hydrolase family 10 protein, which produces MFKLTFYALLLTIVQSLSLFAQDTSKIAPKREFRGVWVATVANIDWPSKPGLSVDQQKQELIGILEKHKENGINAIMLQVRPAADAFYAHSREPWSQWLMGKQGIAPSPGYDPLAFAIKEAHSRGIELHAWFNPYRATMSPNTVVHESHMTRKRPDLFFTYAGKKQFDPGIPEVREYIVQVILDVVKGYDVDGIHFDDYFYPYKVEGQRINDAATFSKYANGFTDINDWRRNNVDVLIKQLNDSIHYYKKYVKFGVSPFGIWRNKYEDSLGSATSGLSNYAELFADSRKWVKEGWVDYINPQIYFSFTRRVAPFATLVDWWSNNAFGRHLYIGQAAYLVNQRMEAAWRLPKQMPDQIRYIRKNNRVQGSVYFSSKSFSTVARAFGDSLKNDFYKYPALPPQMPWLDDVMPNQPQQLVADALNDGVHLKWEKPHPAEDGETASGYVIYRFEEGEKIGILNARNILKISFEEFTSYIDTDVDSGKRYNYLVTALDRLKNESEPSGPVGIQAKETLAPN; this is translated from the coding sequence ATGTTTAAACTCACTTTTTATGCACTATTATTAACCATAGTACAATCATTATCTCTTTTTGCGCAAGACACATCAAAAATTGCTCCAAAAAGAGAGTTTAGAGGGGTTTGGGTGGCAACCGTTGCCAATATAGACTGGCCGTCTAAGCCTGGACTCAGTGTAGACCAACAAAAACAGGAGCTTATTGGTATCCTGGAGAAACATAAAGAGAACGGTATTAATGCCATAATGCTACAGGTTAGACCTGCCGCTGATGCTTTTTATGCACATTCACGGGAACCCTGGAGCCAATGGTTAATGGGAAAGCAAGGGATTGCTCCCAGTCCGGGGTATGATCCATTAGCTTTTGCTATTAAAGAAGCTCATTCAAGAGGAATAGAGCTTCATGCATGGTTTAATCCTTACAGAGCAACCATGAGTCCAAATACGGTGGTACACGAAAGCCATATGACCAGAAAGCGCCCAGACTTGTTTTTTACCTATGCCGGTAAAAAACAATTTGATCCAGGAATACCTGAGGTTAGAGAGTATATCGTTCAGGTTATTCTGGATGTTGTAAAAGGATATGATGTTGATGGAATTCATTTTGATGATTATTTTTATCCATATAAAGTTGAAGGTCAACGAATAAATGATGCTGCAACTTTCAGTAAATATGCCAATGGATTTACAGACATAAACGATTGGAGAAGAAACAATGTTGATGTACTTATAAAGCAGTTAAATGATAGCATTCATTATTATAAAAAGTATGTTAAGTTTGGAGTTAGCCCTTTTGGGATTTGGAGGAACAAATATGAAGACTCATTAGGTTCCGCAACCAGTGGGTTGTCTAATTATGCAGAACTTTTTGCTGATTCCAGAAAGTGGGTTAAAGAAGGTTGGGTGGACTACATTAACCCCCAGATATACTTTAGCTTTACACGAAGGGTGGCGCCATTTGCTACATTAGTGGATTGGTGGAGCAACAACGCTTTTGGCAGACATCTTTATATTGGGCAAGCCGCTTATCTGGTGAACCAAAGGATGGAAGCTGCCTGGCGATTACCAAAGCAGATGCCAGATCAGATCAGGTATATCAGGAAAAATAATAGGGTACAAGGTAGTGTGTACTTTAGTTCCAAATCTTTTTCAACCGTAGCCCGTGCATTCGGCGATTCCTTAAAAAATGATTTTTATAAATACCCGGCACTTCCACCCCAAATGCCATGGCTTGATGATGTAATGCCGAATCAGCCACAACAGCTTGTTGCAGATGCACTGAATGATGGAGTGCATTTAAAATGGGAAAAACCTCATCCGGCAGAGGATGGAGAAACAGCCTCAGGATATGTAATTTATCGTTTTGAAGAAGGAGAGAAAATTGGGATACTAAATGCCAGGAATATTTTAAAGATAAGTTTTGAGGAATTTACATCTTATATAGATACTGACGTAGATAGCGGCAAAAGATACAATTACCTGGTTACGGCACTGGATAGACTAAAGAATGAAAGTGAACCTAGTGGACCAGTAGGAATACAAGCGAAAGAAACGCTGGCACCAAATTAA